The Lentimicrobiaceae bacterium DNA segment AAATTTTTCAATAAGAAATTTTTAGAAAAGTATGTCGATTACATTCCGATATCGTCTTTAACAAGCTCTCGTTTGTGGTCAAATGTAGTTTCTGACGAAATTGAAAAAATGAACGACAAATTGACCTTTAAAGTTAAGAAAGGAAAGAATGATAAATTGAGACTTATTTACGTTCTGAGGGAAGCTGAAATAAGAGAAAGTCTATCGTCGGATTATGAATGGACGGAAGAATTGTTAGAAAAGTATGAAGATGAAGTAGATTGGACTGAAATATCAAACAATATAAATATTCCGTGGACTAAGACAATGCTCGAAAAGTATAAAGATAAAATTGATTGGGAGATATTTACCGTACATTCTCGTTATAACGCTGATGTACTACATACAGAAGAAATGCTCACTCATTTTCAAGATTATTGGGATTGGAATGAATTATCATTTGCAATTTCCGACGTAAAACTTATAGATAAATTTGTTGATAGATGGAATTGGTCTGGTATTGTTAACAATAGTAACTTACAGGAAGATTTTTTCAATATAGAATTTTATAAAAAATATATCAATTATATCCCAATAGGTTCGCTTGTTTATTCTGATATGTGGCATGCTATGGTCGATGAAGAATATAAAAAAATAGAACAACAAATTTTATCTTATTTTGGTTAAGTAGCTTTTAGCATATTCGTGTTACGTGTTGCGGGTTAGTTTCGAGTTCTGTCCCGAAGTTTCGGGAGAGTTCCGAGTACCAAAAATAAAAACTCCTTAATCCTTAATCAAAACTCAGAACACCCATCACTCATCACTCATCACCCATCACCCATCACCCATCACCCATCACTGACCACCAATCACAAAATGGCCAATGGCTAACAGCTAAAAGCCAAAGGCTTCTACTTCTAATTTCTAATTTTTCCTACTTTTGTCAAATCAAAATTCACAAACAAAAAATTTATAAACTATGTTTGAATTAATATTTGGCATATCGCTACTAGATTATATCAGAGAAAACTTTGTCGTATTGCTAGACCACGCAGGTACATTTGCATTTGCATTAAGCGGAATACGATTAGCTTCCGAAAAAAAATTCGATTGGTTTGGTGCTTATGTAGTCGGATTAGTTACTGCAATTGGTGGTGGTACAACTCGCGACTTGTTGCTGCAAGTAACCCCATTTTGGATGTTAAACAGTTCGTACTTGATAGTTACGGCTGTGGCTTTGCTATCATTTATTTTTCTCAAAAATCTTATTTTCAGACTTAACAAAACCTTATTTTTATTCGACGCCATTGGTCTTGGCTTATTTACGGTGGTAGGAATTGAAAAAACCTTAGCTGTCGGTTATCCGTTTTGGGTTGCCATAATTATGGGTATGATTACCGGCTCGGTTGGTGGATTAATCAGAGATGTTTTAATTAATGAAGTGCCGCTTATCTTGCGTCGCGATATATACGCATCAGCCTGTATCATTGGCGGTCTTGTGTTTATGTTATGCTACAAGTTAGGGGTCGCCAGTGCATTAACAAGCACTATTACGGCATTAACCGTAATACTTATCAGACTTGTTGTTGTTTGGCTTAAAATTCAATTGCCGACAGTAAAACATCATTTTCCCGACGAATAAAAATCACCAAAAAAGATATGCAAATTACATTCATATTAGTCGGTAAAACCACCGAACCATTTATAATCAATGGGTTTGATATGTATTGCAACAGAATTTCAAACTATATTCAAAATTCCTGTATCGTCATACCTGACGTAAAAAAAAGCAAAAGCACAGATGTAAACCTTATAAAGCAAAAAGAAGCCAACGAGATACTCAAAAAAATACCGCCACAGTCGTACGTGGTTTTGCTTTCCGAACGAGGCAAAGGATATACTTCTATTGAGTTTTCAAAATTTATTGCACACAAGATGCAAATTAGCGTTAAGAACTTGGTATTTATCGTTGGCGGAGCCTATGGAGTTGACAAAACCGTTGAAGATAGAGCTGATGCAATAATATCTTTTTCCAAAATGACTTACACGCATCAGTTCATCAGGCTTATGCTGTCGGAGCAGATATACAGAGCCTTTACCATTATAAATAATGAACCTTACCATAATGAATGATATTAAAAAATTAGTGTTTTCAACTCACAACAAGAACAAACACGCAGAGTTACAGGCAATTTTGCCTGACTATAAAATTTTAAATCTCTACGATTTGGGCTGCGATACCGAAATTCAGGAATCGGGGACAACATTGGAGGAAAACGCATTTATAAAAGCGGAATTTGTTTACAAAAAATATGCAATCGACTGTATAGCCGATGATACAGGTTTGGAAGTCGATTTTTTGAACGGAGCACCCGGCGTACATTCTGCTCGTTATGCCGGCGATAGCTGCGATGCCAAAGCTAATGTTCAAAAGCTTTTGCATAATATGCAAGATGCTGATAACCGTTCGGCGAGATTTAAAACGGTGATAGTCTTGTTTTTAGACGGAAAACCTTATTATTTCAACGGAATTATTGAAGGAACAATTATAAGAGAGCCACGCGGTAACAACGGCTTTGGCTACGACCCTGTTTTTGTTCCTAAGGGCTACGACAAAACATTTGCTCAAATGGATGCAAAAGAAAAAAACACTATAAGCCATAGAGCTCTAGCCGTTAAGCACTTAGTCGAGTTTTTGCAAAAATTATAATAAGTATGTACAATCCTTAAAATTCAAACAAGCCAATATTTTCTTTTATATTATAACTTTGCAGAAAAATGATGTCAGCTAATTTCAATATAAAACTCGTTTTTTGTTCGATAATATTATTCCTATTTTTCGGACACACAAGTACTTATTCGCAAAAAGTCGTAGCTCCTATACTTCAAGGCGAACAAGCGTGGGTCGATTCGGTTTACAACACACTAAACTTAAAACAAAAAATAGGTCAGTTGATGATGCTTAGGACAAGTTCCGGCATATCGCAAAAGGAAGTAGCTGCATTGAAAGAAAAAATCAGTGAAAATTCGGTTGGAGGAGTTTGTTTTTTCAAAGGACATCCGCAGCAGCAGTACGAGCTGACTCAGGTTCTGAAAAAATCATCATCATTGCCATTAATGGTAGCAATGGATGCAGAGTGGGGAGCATCAATGAGGTTGAATAGTTTGATTTCGTTCCCTAAACAAATGAGCGTAGGAGCCGTTGAAGACAGCACAGCAGTCGCAGAGTGGAGTAGGGCGATAGCACAGCAATTAAACGTATTGGGCGTTAATGTGAGTTTTTCGCCGGTGGTCGATTTAAACAGCAATCCGCAAAATCCTGTTATTAACGTCAGAGCCTTTGGCGAAAACAAGCACAGAGTAACCAAGCAAGCAGAAATAATGACAAAAATTTTGCAGGAAAACGGCATTATGAGTGTAGCAAAGCATTTCCCTGGTCATGGCGATACCGAAACCGATTCGCATTACGAATTACCTGTCGTAAACCACGATTTGAACACAATTCTAAACGATGATATTTATCCTTATAAACCGCTTATAGACAACGGAATTAAAGGCGTTATGATTTCGCATATTTACCTGCCTGCCATTGACGAAAAACCTGTACCTGCAACCTTGTCGGAGGCAATTGTTACCGACATTCTGAAAGAAAAACTAGGTTTTAAAGGAATTATTTTTACCGACGGATTGGAAATGAAAGCCGTTACCGATTACGTTGAACCCGGAAAGTTAGAATTTATGGCTATTAAAGCCGGCAATGATGTTTTGCTTTTACCTGTTGATGTCAAATTGGCTGTTAGAACCATTGAAAAGGCAGTCAAATCAGGCGAGTTGCCTATGTCGCGAGTAGAAGAAAGTTGTAAAAAAGTGCTTAGCTTTAAGTATCATTTGCTTATAAATGAAACAACTTACAAATTGGGCAAAAATGTCGTTAATACCCTTAATGCCAATCATTTTGCCGATGTTAACGAGCTGATATATTCTCAATCTATAAGTCTAATTAAAAATTCAGATGATATTGTTCCCGTGCAAAACGCAGACACATCTAGGATATATACAATTTCTTTTAGCAGGGACAGTTTTTCAGGATTTTCGTCGAATATACCGAGAAATCTCAAATCCAAGCATATTACAGTTAAGCCTTCTGAAATAAATAGCAACAAAAAGAAAATATTAGACAAAATATCCGATGCCGATGTTGTTATTATCAATGTTGAGGGAAGCCAGTTTAGCGTGAAAAACAATTACGGCATATCTTCCGAACTTGTAAATTTTGTTGAGCAAATTGCAGGCAAACACAATACTGTGCTGACTGTCTTGGGCTTGCCTTACGCTGTTAGTGCGTTTAACAAAACCGATTTGTTTAAAGCAATTATAGTTACATACGAAAACAATGTACACGTCCGTTCGGAATTGGCAAATCTGATTTTTGGCGAAAAAGTTTTCAAAGGAGTTTTACCTGTCAGCATCAACGATGATTTCCCCGAAGGGACAGGCATTAAGACTGTTTTACGCAAAAAGTCTGATAATATCATCAAGTTTAACAAGGTTAAAAACAACATTGAAAATATAATTTACAACGGCATTAGCGAAAAAGCATTTCCGGGATGTCAATTATGTGTAGTTAAAGATGGCGAGATGCTGATAAACAAGTCGTATGGCACAACCGATTACGTAAATAACATTAAGGTCGATAATAATCATTTGTACGATATTGCGAGTATTACCAAAATAATGGCTACAACGCTTGCTATGATGAAACTCTACGACCAAGGAGCATATAAATTGAATGATAAACTATCGTCGAAGTTGGATTTTTTGAAAGACACCAATCTTGAGGACATTACCTTTAAGCAGATATTGTCTCACAATTCGGGCTTACCGGCTTGGATAAATTTTTCTTACTTGGTTTTAATCGATGGAAAAATTGACACAACTGTCGTAAAAACTCGGTATTCGGAAGAATTTCCTGTAAAAGTTGCAGAAAATATGTTCGTTTCCAAAAATATCAAACAAATGATTTTCGACAGCATATTAAATAGCGAGCTCAAAAAAAAGGAATATCTGTACAGCGATTTGGGAATGATTTTACTTAAAGAATTTATTGAACTCAAGACCAATCAGCCTTTTGAAGAATATATGGCTGAAAACTTTTACGAGCCCTTAGAATTAAAACACACAACATTTTTGCCTTCCCAAACTCGAAAAAAATCTGAAATAGTACCTACCGAAAATGACACAATAATGCGAAAACAGGTGATTTGCGGAACCGTCCACGACCCGACAGCTGCCTTATTGGGCGGAGTTTCCGGGCATGCCGGCTTGTTTTCAAATGCTTCTGATGTTGCCGTTGTTATGCAAATGCTTTTGCAAGATGGCGAATATAACGGAGTGCAATTTATCAATCCTATTACTGTCAAGCAGTTTACAACAAGGTATTACAAAAAGAATAGGAGAGGCTTAGGTTTCGATATGCGACAAATTCCTGCAAAATCGGCGGGACCTGCATCGGAATTTGCGAGTATCGATAGTTTCGGTCATACTGGCTTTACAGGTACAATTACTTGGGCTGACCCTGAAAATAATCTGCTTGTGGTTTTTCTTTCAAATAGGGTTAATCCCTATCCTTCACCCAATAAGTTGGTATCTATGGGCATAAGGTCGAAAATACAAGACGAACTTTATAAAGCATTCAAATAATTTTGTAATAAAAAAGTGAAATATTTTTTTGCAGATAATAAAAAAGAATTACCTTTGCAAACTCAATTAGCGGATGTGGCGTAATTGGTAGCCGCGCTAGACTTAGGATCTAGTGTCGAGAGACGTGGGGGTTCGAGTCCCTTCATCCGCACAAAAAAAAGAGTATTGCTGAAGCAGT contains these protein-coding regions:
- a CDS encoding trimeric intracellular cation channel family protein, coding for MFELIFGISLLDYIRENFVVLLDHAGTFAFALSGIRLASEKKFDWFGAYVVGLVTAIGGGTTRDLLLQVTPFWMLNSSYLIVTAVALLSFIFLKNLIFRLNKTLFLFDAIGLGLFTVVGIEKTLAVGYPFWVAIIMGMITGSVGGLIRDVLINEVPLILRRDIYASACIIGGLVFMLCYKLGVASALTSTITALTVILIRLVVVWLKIQLPTVKHHFPDE
- a CDS encoding non-canonical purine NTP diphosphatase, with amino-acid sequence MNLTIMNDIKKLVFSTHNKNKHAELQAILPDYKILNLYDLGCDTEIQESGTTLEENAFIKAEFVYKKYAIDCIADDTGLEVDFLNGAPGVHSARYAGDSCDAKANVQKLLHNMQDADNRSARFKTVIVLFLDGKPYYFNGIIEGTIIREPRGNNGFGYDPVFVPKGYDKTFAQMDAKEKNTISHRALAVKHLVEFLQKL
- a CDS encoding 23S rRNA (pseudouridine(1915)-N(3))-methyltransferase RlmH yields the protein MQITFILVGKTTEPFIINGFDMYCNRISNYIQNSCIVIPDVKKSKSTDVNLIKQKEANEILKKIPPQSYVVLLSERGKGYTSIEFSKFIAHKMQISVKNLVFIVGGAYGVDKTVEDRADAIISFSKMTYTHQFIRLMLSEQIYRAFTIINNEPYHNE
- a CDS encoding glycoside hydrolase family 3 N-terminal domain-containing protein; protein product: MMSANFNIKLVFCSIILFLFFGHTSTYSQKVVAPILQGEQAWVDSVYNTLNLKQKIGQLMMLRTSSGISQKEVAALKEKISENSVGGVCFFKGHPQQQYELTQVLKKSSSLPLMVAMDAEWGASMRLNSLISFPKQMSVGAVEDSTAVAEWSRAIAQQLNVLGVNVSFSPVVDLNSNPQNPVINVRAFGENKHRVTKQAEIMTKILQENGIMSVAKHFPGHGDTETDSHYELPVVNHDLNTILNDDIYPYKPLIDNGIKGVMISHIYLPAIDEKPVPATLSEAIVTDILKEKLGFKGIIFTDGLEMKAVTDYVEPGKLEFMAIKAGNDVLLLPVDVKLAVRTIEKAVKSGELPMSRVEESCKKVLSFKYHLLINETTYKLGKNVVNTLNANHFADVNELIYSQSISLIKNSDDIVPVQNADTSRIYTISFSRDSFSGFSSNIPRNLKSKHITVKPSEINSNKKKILDKISDADVVIINVEGSQFSVKNNYGISSELVNFVEQIAGKHNTVLTVLGLPYAVSAFNKTDLFKAIIVTYENNVHVRSELANLIFGEKVFKGVLPVSINDDFPEGTGIKTVLRKKSDNIIKFNKVKNNIENIIYNGISEKAFPGCQLCVVKDGEMLINKSYGTTDYVNNIKVDNNHLYDIASITKIMATTLAMMKLYDQGAYKLNDKLSSKLDFLKDTNLEDITFKQILSHNSGLPAWINFSYLVLIDGKIDTTVVKTRYSEEFPVKVAENMFVSKNIKQMIFDSILNSELKKKEYLYSDLGMILLKEFIELKTNQPFEEYMAENFYEPLELKHTTFLPSQTRKKSEIVPTENDTIMRKQVICGTVHDPTAALLGGVSGHAGLFSNASDVAVVMQMLLQDGEYNGVQFINPITVKQFTTRYYKKNRRGLGFDMRQIPAKSAGPASEFASIDSFGHTGFTGTITWADPENNLLVVFLSNRVNPYPSPNKLVSMGIRSKIQDELYKAFK